A genomic segment from Nicotiana tabacum cultivar K326 chromosome 7, ASM71507v2, whole genome shotgun sequence encodes:
- the LOC107817308 gene encoding uncharacterized protein LOC107817308 translates to MDDSMKQLQEKLIEVEIEAENLLLARQQLIENDRVRNGNREALTALRRRAKTTKTSVPTPFESLMRDVESRLLVKEVCSTCGNHDSKEKTWVMFPGADVFANIPFHAAHTILEKDQTLLDYEAKKLQSFVKEKSLWISDQGVLADSINPDVLRSMVTLTDKPKTEQNE, encoded by the exons ATGGACGACTCAATGAAACAATTGCAAGAAAAGCTTATTGAGGTTGAAATAGAAGCTGAAAATCTTTTATTAGCTCGGCAACAG TTAATTGAAAATGATAGAGTGAGGAATGGGAACAGGGAAGCATTAACTGCACTAAGGAGGAGGGCCAAGACGACAAAAACTAGCGTTCCTACACCGTTTGAGTCACTAATGAGGGATGTTGAATCAAGACTACTGGTGAAAGAGGTTTGTTCAACCTGTGGTAATCACGATTCAAAGGAGAAGACTTGGGTCATGTTCCCGGGAGCTGATGTATTTGCTAATATACCATTTCATGCTGCTCATACCATTCTGGAGAAAG ATCAAACTCTACTTGATTACGAAGCGAAGAAACTCCAGAGCTTTGTAAAGGAGAAGTCTTTATGGATATCGGATCAAGGAGTTCTTGCAGATAGTATTAATCCAGATGTCCTCAGATCTATGGTGACTTTAACTGACAAACCAAA GACCGAGCAGAATGAGTAA
- the LOC107817292 gene encoding malate dehydrogenase, cytoplasmic isoform X2 has translation MAKQPTRVLVTGAAGQIGYALVPMIARGAMLGPDQPVIIHMLDIEPAAEALKGVKMELIDAALPLLKGVVATTDVVEACKDVNVAVMVGGFPRKEGMERKDVMSKNVSIYKAQASALEQHAAPDCKVLVVANPANTNALILKEFAPSFPEKNITCLTRLDHNRALGQVSERLNVHVGDVKNVTIWGNHSSTQYPDVNHATVKTTSGEKSVRELVANDQWLNTEFITTVQQRGAAIIKARKLSSALSAASSACDHIRNWVLGTPKGTWVSMGVYSDGSYGIPPGLIYSFPVTCEKGEWSIVQGLKIDEFSRAKMDATAKELIEEKSLAYSCLN, from the exons ATGGCAAAACAACCTACTAGAGTTCTTGTCACTGGAGCCGCCG GTCAAATTGGATATGCTCTTGTTCCGATGATTGCTCGAGGAGCCATGTTAGGCCCTGATCAACCTGTTATCATACACATGCTTGATATTGAACCTGCTGCTGAGGCATTGAAAGGAGTAAAAATGGAATTAATTGATGCAGCTTTGCCTCTTCTCAAAG GTGTTGTTGCTACAACGGATGTTGTCGAAGCTTGTAAAGATGTCAATGTTGCTGTTATGGTTGGTGGATTTCCAAGAAAGGAAGGGATGGAAAGAAAGGATGTGATGTCCAAAAATGTTTCAATTTATAAGGCACAGGCCTCTGCCTTAGAACAGCATGCTGCCCCTGATTGcaag GTTTTGGTTGTTGCGAATCCAGCTAACACAAATGCGCTTATTCTGAAAGAATTCGCACCTTCCTTTCCGGAGAAAAACATCACTTGCCTAACAAGGCTTGATCACAATAGAGCTTTAGGTCAGGTTTCAGAGAGGCTAAATGTTCATGTTGGTGATGTAAAGAATGTAACAATATGGGGAAATCACTCTTCAACTCAGTATCCAGATGTGAATCATGCAACAGTAAAAACTACTAGTGGTGAAAAGTCTGTCAGAGAACTTGTGGCTAATGATCAATG GTTGAACACAGAATTTATCACAACAGTGCAGCAGCGAGGGGCCGCCATCATAAAAGCTCGAAAGCTATCAAGTGCATTATCTGCTGCTAGCTCAGCTTGTGATCATATACGTAATTGGGTTCTGGGCACTCCAAAG GGGACATGGGTTTCAATGGGAGTCTACTCTGATGGATCTTATGGCATCCCACCTGGCTTAATTTACTCTTTTCCAGTTACTTGTGAGAAAGGAGAATGGTCAATTGTGCAAG GTCTGAAGATAGATGAGTTTTCAAGAGCCAAGATGGACGCAACAGCGAAGGAATTGATCGAGGAAAAGTCCTTGGCGTATTCATGCCTCAACTAA
- the LOC107817292 gene encoding malate dehydrogenase, cytoplasmic isoform X1 → MEYLGSMEKPLVLLGCACLSWKIVRHIWSFLNIEKDPITVLVTGAAGQIGYALVPMIARGAMLGPDQPVIIHMLDIEPAAEALKGVKMELIDAALPLLKGVVATTDVVEACKDVNVAVMVGGFPRKEGMERKDVMSKNVSIYKAQASALEQHAAPDCKVLVVANPANTNALILKEFAPSFPEKNITCLTRLDHNRALGQVSERLNVHVGDVKNVTIWGNHSSTQYPDVNHATVKTTSGEKSVRELVANDQWLNTEFITTVQQRGAAIIKARKLSSALSAASSACDHIRNWVLGTPKGTWVSMGVYSDGSYGIPPGLIYSFPVTCEKGEWSIVQGLKIDEFSRAKMDATAKELIEEKSLAYSCLN, encoded by the exons atGGAATATTTGGGATCGATGGAAAAGCCTCTTGTTTTGTTGGGTTGTGCGTGTTTGTCATGGAAGATTGTTAGGCACATATGGAGCTTCTTGAATATAGAAAAGGATCCCATTACAGTGCTTGTTACTGGTGCTGCAG GTCAAATTGGATATGCTCTTGTTCCGATGATTGCTCGAGGAGCCATGTTAGGCCCTGATCAACCTGTTATCATACACATGCTTGATATTGAACCTGCTGCTGAGGCATTGAAAGGAGTAAAAATGGAATTAATTGATGCAGCTTTGCCTCTTCTCAAAG GTGTTGTTGCTACAACGGATGTTGTCGAAGCTTGTAAAGATGTCAATGTTGCTGTTATGGTTGGTGGATTTCCAAGAAAGGAAGGGATGGAAAGAAAGGATGTGATGTCCAAAAATGTTTCAATTTATAAGGCACAGGCCTCTGCCTTAGAACAGCATGCTGCCCCTGATTGcaag GTTTTGGTTGTTGCGAATCCAGCTAACACAAATGCGCTTATTCTGAAAGAATTCGCACCTTCCTTTCCGGAGAAAAACATCACTTGCCTAACAAGGCTTGATCACAATAGAGCTTTAGGTCAGGTTTCAGAGAGGCTAAATGTTCATGTTGGTGATGTAAAGAATGTAACAATATGGGGAAATCACTCTTCAACTCAGTATCCAGATGTGAATCATGCAACAGTAAAAACTACTAGTGGTGAAAAGTCTGTCAGAGAACTTGTGGCTAATGATCAATG GTTGAACACAGAATTTATCACAACAGTGCAGCAGCGAGGGGCCGCCATCATAAAAGCTCGAAAGCTATCAAGTGCATTATCTGCTGCTAGCTCAGCTTGTGATCATATACGTAATTGGGTTCTGGGCACTCCAAAG GGGACATGGGTTTCAATGGGAGTCTACTCTGATGGATCTTATGGCATCCCACCTGGCTTAATTTACTCTTTTCCAGTTACTTGTGAGAAAGGAGAATGGTCAATTGTGCAAG GTCTGAAGATAGATGAGTTTTCAAGAGCCAAGATGGACGCAACAGCGAAGGAATTGATCGAGGAAAAGTCCTTGGCGTATTCATGCCTCAACTAA